A genomic stretch from Lysobacter ciconiae includes:
- a CDS encoding DUF1810 domain-containing protein, whose product MPTQPDPFELSRFIEAQRDTYDGALAELRVGRKQSHWIWYVFPQLAGLGHSATSRRFGLSGVAEASAYLEHPVLGRRLVDAVRAMLANGPLPAAEILGELDAMKFRSCLTLFSAAVPTESLFDAALAHYFGGQPDPVTQQMLEERTDD is encoded by the coding sequence ATGCCCACGCAACCCGATCCATTCGAGTTATCGCGCTTCATCGAGGCCCAACGCGACACCTATGATGGTGCGCTCGCAGAGCTGCGCGTGGGACGGAAGCAATCGCACTGGATCTGGTACGTGTTTCCGCAGCTGGCGGGTCTTGGTCACAGCGCCACGTCGCGGCGGTTCGGGCTTTCCGGCGTTGCGGAAGCGTCGGCCTACCTCGAGCACCCTGTCCTGGGCCGTCGCCTGGTTGACGCGGTGCGCGCGATGCTCGCCAACGGTCCCCTCCCGGCGGCCGAGATCCTTGGGGAGCTGGACGCGATGAAGTTCCGGTCGTGCCTTACGCTGTTCAGTGCGGCCGTTCCGACAGAGTCGCTGTTCGACGCGGCATTGGCGCACTACTTTGGAGGCCAGCCGGATCCGGTGACGCAACAGATGCTTGAGGAGAGGACGGATGACTGA
- the cls gene encoding cardiolipin synthase, giving the protein MDWGTILLAFHSLLVLAFVVRILLRDDLSPPARLAWFIVLNLVPYFGSAIYFLFGEIDIGRRLKKRHEEVFGEIRARASAFMGVPADTDRLIEPLYRPAFRYAASINGFHAVPGNAAELMADGDETRARLVADIDAATEQVHVLYYIWLRDNTGTDIAEALIRAARRGVTCRAMADGLGSRAMIRSALWKRMGEAGVQLAVALSFRNVLRVFLTSRIDLRNHRKITVIDGRITYCGSRNSADPEFLVKAKYAPWVDIMLRFTGPVVAQNQLLFASDWMQATGESLDGIMLRAEPVTGGFPAQVMGVGPTERRGATPQLFSNLIACADRSLTISTPYFVPDATLMDALCAAAYRGVAVTLIFPEKNDSWIVAAVSHSYYHRLLDAGCRIHEFKDGLLHAKTLTIDGRITVVGSSNLDLRSFDLNYENNILLQDETVTRAVIERQQDYIARSVPVRLPDVLTWPWHRRIWNNVVATIGPLL; this is encoded by the coding sequence TTGGACTGGGGCACCATCCTTCTAGCGTTCCATTCGCTGCTGGTGCTGGCCTTCGTGGTCCGCATCCTGCTGCGCGACGACCTGTCGCCGCCGGCGCGGCTGGCGTGGTTCATCGTGCTCAACCTGGTGCCGTACTTCGGCAGCGCGATCTATTTCCTGTTTGGCGAGATCGACATCGGGCGCCGGCTGAAGAAGCGCCACGAGGAGGTGTTTGGCGAGATCCGCGCCCGGGCCTCCGCCTTCATGGGCGTCCCGGCCGATACCGACCGCCTGATCGAGCCGCTCTACCGACCGGCGTTCCGCTACGCGGCGTCCATCAACGGCTTCCACGCGGTGCCCGGCAACGCCGCGGAACTGATGGCCGACGGCGACGAGACGCGCGCGCGGCTGGTGGCCGATATCGATGCCGCGACCGAGCAGGTCCACGTGTTGTATTACATCTGGCTGCGCGACAACACCGGCACCGACATTGCCGAAGCGCTGATCCGCGCCGCCCGCCGCGGCGTGACCTGCCGGGCCATGGCGGACGGGCTGGGGTCACGCGCGATGATCCGGTCGGCGCTGTGGAAGCGGATGGGCGAGGCCGGCGTCCAGCTCGCCGTCGCGCTCTCGTTCCGCAACGTGCTGCGGGTGTTCCTGACCAGCCGCATCGACCTGCGCAACCATCGCAAGATCACCGTCATCGACGGCCGCATCACCTACTGCGGAAGCCGCAACTCGGCCGATCCGGAGTTCCTCGTCAAGGCCAAGTACGCCCCGTGGGTGGACATCATGCTGCGGTTCACCGGGCCGGTGGTGGCGCAGAACCAGCTGCTGTTCGCCAGCGACTGGATGCAGGCCACCGGCGAATCGCTGGACGGGATCATGCTGCGCGCCGAGCCGGTTACGGGTGGATTCCCGGCCCAGGTGATGGGGGTCGGCCCGACCGAGCGCCGGGGCGCCACGCCGCAACTGTTCTCCAACCTGATCGCCTGCGCCGACCGCAGCCTGACCATCTCCACCCCGTACTTCGTCCCCGACGCCACCCTGATGGACGCGCTGTGCGCCGCCGCCTACCGTGGCGTGGCCGTCACGCTGATCTTTCCGGAGAAGAACGACAGCTGGATCGTCGCCGCCGTCAGCCACAGCTACTACCACCGCCTGCTCGATGCCGGCTGCAGGATCCACGAATTCAAGGACGGACTGCTGCACGCCAAGACCCTGACCATCGACGGCAGGATCACCGTGGTCGGGTCCTCCAACCTGGACCTGCGCAGCTTCGACCTCAACTACGAGAACAACATCCTGTTGCAGGACGAGACCGTGACGCGCGCCGTCATCGAACGGCAGCAGGACTACATCGCCCGTTCCGTACCCGTGCGCCTGCCCGACGTGCTGACCTGGCCGTGGCACCGGAGGATCTGGAACAACGTGGTCGCCACGATCGGGCCGCTGCTGTAG
- a CDS encoding TIR domain-containing protein, whose protein sequence is MKTIFVAFAIEDERLRDFLKGQSLHTRSPFEYIDMSVKEAYDANWQAKVRTRIRRSDGVIVLVTKNSPTSTGQKWEIACAKEEGVPILALWGYKEDYTRLAGVTPVAWTWPAIEKFIDSMRDR, encoded by the coding sequence ATGAAAACCATCTTCGTAGCATTTGCGATAGAAGACGAGCGCTTGAGAGATTTCTTGAAGGGCCAATCCCTTCACACGCGCAGCCCGTTCGAATACATAGACATGTCTGTCAAAGAGGCATATGACGCAAATTGGCAGGCCAAAGTACGCACTCGTATTCGAAGGTCGGACGGAGTAATTGTGCTGGTAACGAAGAACTCGCCCACATCTACCGGCCAAAAGTGGGAGATCGCCTGCGCCAAGGAAGAAGGTGTTCCAATCCTCGCGTTATGGGGATACAAAGAAGATTACACACGCCTCGCTGGCGTCACGCCAGTTGCGTGGACTTGGCCAGCAATTGAGAAATTTATCGACTCAATGCGAGACCGATGA
- a CDS encoding GFA family protein: MTDAFVELTCRCGKVQLEVIGKPIISVECLCADCQKAGAVFQALPDAPQVLDANAATRFILYRKDRVRRTQGQSWLREHRLSSTSKTRRVVATCCNTPVFLEFTNGHWLSLYGGLWDPATLPTLETRTMTRDRPPGVELPDDVPNPRTHTWSFVARLLRAWVAMGFRAPKVDFVTGALDASSAR; encoded by the coding sequence ATGACTGATGCATTCGTGGAACTGACCTGCCGGTGCGGGAAGGTGCAGCTCGAGGTCATTGGCAAACCCATCATCAGCGTCGAGTGTCTCTGCGCGGATTGTCAAAAGGCAGGCGCAGTGTTCCAGGCGCTCCCGGATGCACCGCAGGTGCTGGATGCGAACGCGGCGACCCGCTTCATCCTTTATCGGAAGGACCGGGTGCGGCGCACGCAAGGGCAGTCCTGGTTGCGTGAGCACCGTTTGTCGTCCACCTCCAAGACGCGGCGCGTCGTCGCAACCTGCTGCAACACGCCGGTCTTCCTGGAGTTCACCAACGGCCATTGGCTGAGCCTCTACGGCGGACTTTGGGACCCGGCGACCTTGCCCACTCTGGAGACACGGACGATGACCCGTGACCGCCCTCCCGGTGTCGAGTTGCCTGACGACGTGCCCAACCCACGCACCCACACCTGGTCCTTCGTCGCCAGACTATTGCGCGCGTGGGTGGCGATGGGTTTTCGGGCGCCGAAGGTCGATTTCGTCACTGGGGCACTCGACGCTTCGTCCGCCCGCTGA
- a CDS encoding caspase family protein, giving the protein MIMRKALIVGVNYYANGPSLYGCVDDAHAVKAVLERHGDGSVNFDCKLLTGTGPTDIVERHDLRDHVENLFNTECSVALFYFAGHGHIDSSGGYILATDSARGTDGIPLNDILTFANASPASNKIIVLDSCHSGIAGTPPGASNLTALANGSTILTASTEDQYATEENGRGTFTTLFVDALSGSAATLSGDITPGGIYAHIDESLGAWEQRPVFKTNVKQFVSLRKVQAPISLENLRKLSELFPVPGFEFRLDPSFEPELAGRPADSAPPNRQNCETFALLQRYNRLNLLVPVDAPHMWHAAMESKSCKLTALGEHYRRLAAKGRI; this is encoded by the coding sequence ATGATCATGCGGAAAGCCCTCATTGTTGGAGTCAACTATTACGCCAATGGCCCGAGTCTTTATGGCTGCGTTGATGACGCGCACGCTGTCAAAGCAGTCCTTGAGAGGCACGGAGACGGCTCGGTCAACTTTGACTGCAAACTACTGACCGGAACAGGTCCAACAGATATCGTTGAGAGACACGATCTACGAGATCATGTTGAGAATCTCTTCAACACTGAGTGCTCTGTTGCGCTTTTCTACTTCGCAGGTCACGGACACATAGATTCGAGTGGTGGCTACATACTCGCAACAGATAGCGCGCGTGGAACTGATGGCATTCCACTGAATGACATCCTCACTTTTGCAAATGCCTCACCAGCCTCTAACAAGATCATTGTCTTAGATAGCTGTCATTCTGGCATTGCAGGGACACCGCCCGGAGCTTCAAATCTTACGGCCTTGGCGAATGGCAGCACCATTCTCACAGCCTCAACGGAAGATCAGTACGCGACCGAGGAAAATGGGCGCGGCACGTTTACCACGCTGTTCGTTGATGCATTGTCCGGTAGCGCAGCGACTCTCTCCGGAGACATCACACCAGGTGGCATCTACGCGCACATCGACGAATCACTGGGAGCTTGGGAGCAGCGACCTGTCTTTAAGACGAATGTTAAACAGTTTGTTTCACTGAGAAAGGTTCAGGCGCCGATTTCCTTAGAGAATCTGAGAAAGTTATCTGAGCTGTTTCCTGTGCCTGGATTTGAGTTTCGCTTAGACCCGAGTTTCGAGCCGGAGCTGGCGGGCCGCCCAGCGGACTCAGCTCCGCCGAACCGGCAGAACTGCGAGACGTTTGCCCTTTTGCAACGCTATAACCGGCTTAACTTGCTTGTGCCCGTAGATGCTCCTCATATGTGGCACGCCGCGATGGAGAGCAAATCATGCAAACTAACTGCGCTAGGCGAGCACTACAGAAGGCTCGCAGCCAAAGGCAGGATCTAG